A single window of Pseudomonas lijiangensis DNA harbors:
- a CDS encoding DUF805 domain-containing protein, whose amino-acid sequence MNHLYDTFAKTFDFSGRASRMEFFVFFLLCIGLAAVALWIDFSNDWFDPGIGLGPATAVLLVAMFMTNLSLNVRRLHDINLSGWCVLIGLIPILGPLFQLALLFVPGTNGVNGYGPAPR is encoded by the coding sequence ATGAATCATCTGTATGACACGTTTGCAAAAACATTCGATTTCAGTGGCCGGGCGTCAAGGATGGAATTCTTCGTCTTTTTCCTGCTTTGTATCGGGCTAGCCGCGGTGGCATTGTGGATTGATTTCAGTAACGACTGGTTTGATCCGGGAATAGGCCTCGGGCCCGCGACCGCTGTCCTGTTAGTGGCCATGTTCATGACCAATCTCTCTTTGAATGTCAGAAGGCTGCATGACATCAATCTCAGCGGCTGGTGTGTGCTGATTGGCCTTATTCCAATCCTGGGCCCGCTGTTCCAGCTAGCCTTGCTGTTTGTGCCGGGCACCAACGGTGTGAACGGCTACGGCCCGGCACCTCGCTGA
- a CDS encoding pirin family protein — MAQFRKVLSIQAGQPTSDGAGVRLTRVFGGQGVEQFDPFLMLDEFGSDKPDDYIAGFPPHPHRGFETVTYMLEGRMRHEDHMGNVGLLQSGGVQWMTAARGIIHSEMPEQEEGVMRGFQLWLNLPGKNKLMDASYRDIQPQDIPRLTTEAGVEVVVIAGRFDDGQVQQDGAVQRPDTEPQYFDFHLPAGRSISPLIPAGHRALLYVYEGAIEVEGCPQTVGASRLVRLADEGELQINSAKGARVLLIAGKPLREPVVQYGPFVMNTREEIEQALRDFRDDRLTA, encoded by the coding sequence ATGGCTCAATTTCGTAAAGTGCTGTCGATACAAGCTGGCCAACCGACTTCAGACGGCGCCGGTGTGCGCCTGACGCGGGTATTTGGCGGCCAGGGTGTCGAGCAGTTCGATCCGTTCCTGATGCTCGACGAGTTCGGTTCGGACAAGCCGGACGACTACATTGCCGGCTTCCCTCCGCATCCCCATCGCGGCTTTGAAACCGTGACCTATATGCTCGAAGGCCGCATGCGTCATGAGGATCACATGGGCAATGTCGGCCTGTTGCAGAGCGGTGGCGTGCAGTGGATGACAGCGGCACGCGGGATCATTCACAGCGAGATGCCCGAGCAGGAAGAAGGTGTGATGCGCGGTTTTCAGTTGTGGCTGAATCTGCCGGGCAAGAACAAGTTGATGGACGCCAGTTACCGGGACATCCAGCCGCAAGATATTCCGCGCCTCACTACCGAAGCCGGTGTGGAGGTGGTGGTGATTGCTGGCCGGTTTGACGATGGCCAGGTTCAACAGGATGGCGCCGTCCAACGGCCGGATACCGAGCCGCAGTATTTCGACTTTCATCTGCCAGCAGGCCGCAGCATCAGCCCGCTCATCCCGGCAGGGCATCGGGCGTTGCTATATGTGTACGAGGGCGCCATCGAGGTTGAAGGCTGCCCGCAAACCGTTGGCGCAAGCCGTCTGGTGCGGTTGGCCGATGAGGGCGAGTTGCAGATCAACAGTGCGAAGGGTGCGCGGGTGCTGCTGATTGCCGGCAAACCCTTGCGCGAGCCTGTGGTGCAATACGGGCCATTCGTGATGAATACCCGGGAAGAGATCGAACAGGCACTGCGGGATTTCCGGGATGATCGGTTGACGGCGTGA
- a CDS encoding patatin-like phospholipase family protein has protein sequence MPERAVVTNAVNEKESVTGLILSGGGARAAYQVGVLAGIADLLPAGAANPFPVIVGTSAGAINAVKLASGALHFRIAIRQLTEFWQSFRSHQVLRSDWPGVIRQAGRFFGRSLTGLGRDLPVALLNSSPLRDLLGERLDLSGIDAAIDSNHLRAVAVTAFGYESGQAVTFYQGGGTIEPWLRHRRIGLPTALTVDHLLASSAIPLLFEPVKIGHEYFGDGAVRQSAPISPALHLGANRVLVVGVSGNPRGVQPNKQIHRATSGIQPSLAQISGHMLNSTFIDNLESDIELLERLNLMSSLLADEQARRQPGMAPVDVLVISPSQPLDEIAARHRHELPPALRTFLRGPGATKTSGASVLSYLLFEAGYCSELIDLGRRDAMAQREELKRFLRLE, from the coding sequence ATGCCAGAGCGCGCAGTAGTGACAAATGCAGTGAACGAGAAAGAGTCGGTTACCGGTTTGATCCTGTCAGGAGGTGGCGCTCGCGCTGCTTATCAGGTCGGTGTACTTGCGGGGATTGCCGACCTCCTGCCAGCAGGCGCCGCCAACCCGTTTCCGGTGATTGTCGGCACCTCGGCCGGCGCTATCAATGCCGTGAAACTGGCCAGTGGCGCGTTGCATTTTCGTATCGCCATCCGCCAGTTGACCGAGTTCTGGCAGTCGTTTCGCAGCCATCAGGTGCTGCGCAGCGACTGGCCCGGCGTGATTCGTCAGGCGGGGCGTTTTTTCGGGCGCAGCCTGACCGGGCTGGGCCGTGATCTCCCTGTTGCGTTGCTCAACAGTTCGCCCTTGCGCGACCTGCTCGGCGAGCGGCTTGACCTGTCGGGCATCGATGCTGCCATCGACAGCAATCATCTGCGGGCCGTGGCGGTAACAGCCTTCGGCTACGAGTCCGGGCAGGCGGTGACCTTCTATCAGGGCGGCGGCACCATCGAACCCTGGTTGCGCCATCGACGTATCGGTCTGCCGACAGCATTGACCGTGGACCACCTGCTGGCCAGTTCGGCGATCCCGCTGCTGTTCGAGCCCGTCAAGATCGGGCATGAATATTTCGGCGATGGTGCGGTGCGGCAGTCGGCGCCCATCAGTCCGGCACTGCATCTGGGGGCCAATCGCGTACTGGTGGTGGGTGTCAGCGGCAATCCGCGAGGTGTGCAGCCCAATAAACAGATCCATCGGGCTACCAGCGGCATTCAACCGAGTCTGGCGCAAATCAGTGGTCACATGCTCAACAGCACCTTCATCGATAACCTGGAAAGCGATATCGAACTGCTTGAACGACTGAACCTGATGAGTTCATTGCTGGCTGACGAGCAGGCCAGACGCCAACCCGGCATGGCGCCGGTCGACGTGCTGGTGATTTCCCCGAGCCAGCCTCTGGACGAAATCGCTGCCCGCCACCGCCATGAACTGCCCCCGGCACTGCGCACTTTCCTGCGCGGGCCGGGGGCGACCAAAACCAGCGGCGCCAGCGTCTTGAGCTACCTGCTGTTCGAGGCGGGCTATTGCAGCGAACTGATCGACCTGGGTCGTCGCGATGCCATGGCCCAGCGGGAGGAGTTGAAGCGGTTTTTGAGGTTGGAGTAA
- a CDS encoding lipid A biosynthesis lauroyl acyltransferase, producing the protein MDRPRFKASFLHPRFWPLLLGLGLLWLIVQLPFRVLLVIGRLLGAAMYCVATDRKYIASRNLELCFPHLSAAQRKQLLKENFASTGIAFFEMAMSWWWSRGRLAKLAHIEGLEHLQHAQQKGEGVILMALHFTTLEVGAALLGQQHTIDGMYREHKNPLFDFVQRRGRERHNLDSLAVEREDVRGMLKLLRSGRAIWYAPDQDYGAKQSVFVPLFGIQAATVTATSKFAKLGRAQVVPFTQQRLADGSGYKLVIHPPLTDFPGQSDEEDCLRINQWVEIAITECPEQYLWAHRRFKSRPEGEPKLYKKHK; encoded by the coding sequence ATGGATCGCCCGCGTTTTAAAGCCAGTTTTCTTCACCCCCGTTTCTGGCCGCTGTTGCTGGGGTTGGGGCTCTTGTGGCTGATTGTCCAGTTACCGTTTCGAGTGCTGCTGGTGATCGGGCGTCTGCTGGGCGCGGCGATGTACTGCGTGGCCACTGATCGAAAATATATCGCTTCGCGCAACCTTGAGCTGTGTTTCCCGCATTTGTCCGCGGCTCAGCGCAAGCAGTTGCTCAAGGAAAACTTTGCCTCCACGGGCATTGCCTTCTTCGAAATGGCCATGAGCTGGTGGTGGTCCAGGGGGCGTTTGGCAAAGCTTGCTCACATCGAAGGGCTGGAACATTTGCAGCATGCCCAGCAGAAGGGCGAGGGCGTGATTCTCATGGCCCTGCATTTCACCACCCTTGAGGTCGGTGCAGCCTTGCTGGGCCAGCAGCACACCATCGATGGCATGTATCGCGAGCACAAGAACCCGTTGTTCGACTTTGTCCAGCGTCGCGGTCGCGAGCGGCACAACCTCGATTCACTGGCTGTCGAGCGCGAAGACGTGCGCGGCATGCTCAAGCTGCTGCGTTCCGGCCGTGCCATCTGGTATGCACCGGATCAGGATTACGGCGCCAAGCAGAGCGTGTTCGTGCCGCTGTTCGGCATTCAGGCCGCCACCGTGACGGCCACCAGTAAATTCGCCAAGCTGGGACGTGCCCAGGTCGTGCCTTTCACCCAGCAACGCCTGGCGGACGGCAGCGGTTACAAGCTGGTGATTCATCCGCCACTGACGGATTTCCCCGGCCAGAGCGATGAAGAGGATTGTTTGCGCATCAATCAGTGGGTTGAAATTGCCATCACGGAATGTCCGGAGCAATATCTCTGGGCGCATCGACGTTTTAAAAGTCGACCGGAGGGTGAACCGAAGCTATACAAAAAACATAAATAA
- the minC gene encoding septum site-determining protein MinC has product MSQIESQNPDPVFQLKGSMLAITVMELSRNNLDALDRQLAAKVAQAPNFFSNTPLILALDKLAPNEGTVDLPGLVRVCRQHGLRTLAIRANRIEDIAAAIAVDLPVLPPSGARERVLEPVEAEAPKKIPEKPPEPTIKPTRVITAPVRGGQQIYAQGGDLVVVAPVSPGAELLADGNIHVYGPMRGRALAGIKGDTRARIFCQQLGAELISIAGQYKVSEDLRRDPLWGAPVQVSLSGDVLNIIRL; this is encoded by the coding sequence ATGAGCCAGATCGAATCGCAAAACCCGGACCCCGTGTTTCAGCTCAAAGGCAGCATGCTGGCCATTACCGTCATGGAGCTGTCCCGCAATAACCTCGACGCACTGGACCGTCAATTGGCGGCCAAGGTCGCTCAGGCACCGAACTTCTTCAGCAATACCCCGCTGATCCTGGCACTGGACAAGCTCGCACCCAATGAAGGCACGGTGGATCTGCCCGGCCTGGTGCGCGTCTGCCGCCAACATGGCCTGCGCACACTGGCGATACGGGCCAACCGCATCGAAGACATTGCCGCTGCCATTGCCGTGGATCTTCCCGTGCTGCCGCCTTCCGGCGCCCGGGAGCGTGTGCTGGAGCCTGTGGAAGCAGAAGCGCCAAAAAAGATTCCCGAAAAACCGCCAGAGCCCACTATCAAGCCGACTCGCGTGATAACCGCTCCCGTACGCGGCGGACAGCAGATTTATGCCCAGGGCGGCGATCTGGTGGTCGTGGCGCCAGTGAGCCCCGGTGCGGAACTTCTGGCCGATGGCAACATCCATGTTTACGGCCCAATGCGCGGCAGGGCACTGGCAGGCATCAAGGGCGACACCAGGGCAAGGATCTTTTGCCAACAATTGGGCGCCGAGCTGATTTCGATCGCCGGGCAATACAAGGTTTCCGAAGACTTGCGCAGGGATCCTCTCTGGGGTGCTCCCGTACAAGTCAGCCTGTCCGGTGACGTGTTGAACATCATTCGTCTTTAA